The following are encoded together in the Amblyraja radiata isolate CabotCenter1 chromosome 27, sAmbRad1.1.pri, whole genome shotgun sequence genome:
- the LOC116988439 gene encoding CD276 antigen-like isoform X4 gives MKFRLSLVVLWMQFGVGVESAVENAITAIYGQFVVLGCSFTVSNKSSLEKLYITWQRKKAENVVHSYYYGEDQLQYQDPRYAGRTSLFLEELKNGNASLKIQKLTFQDSGSYECHIDYKPKPDPSFVSVNVVAHYEEPILEITQKLSSCILSFKSHGYPKANASWYKGDNLNHSLSSNYSSYTSEDGFYWVQSKMEINVTEKPSSYTFVLRNPALNQTISRTLHLNSGST, from the exons ATGAAATTTCGGCTTAGTCTAGTTGTTCTGTGGATGCAGTTTGGAGTTGGGG TTGAATCTGCAGTCGAGAACGCCATTACAGCAATCTACGGCCAGTTTGTTGTGCTGGGGTGCAGTTTCACCGTGAGTAACAAGTCGTCTTTGGAGAAGTTGTATATCACTTGGCAACGGAAAAAAGCTGAAAACGTTGTCCATAGTTACTACTATGGAGAAGATCAATTACAATATCAGGATCCACGATACGCAGGCAGAACAAGCTTATTTCTAGAAGAGTTGAAGAATGGGAATGCTTCCCTGAAAATCCAAAAATTAACATTTCAAGACTCTGGATCATATGAATGTCACATCGATTACAAACCTAAACCTGATCCAAGTTTTGTATCGGTCAACGTTGTAG CTCACTACGAGGAGCCAATTTTGGAGATCACACAGAAATTGTCCAGCTGCATTTTAAGTTTCAAATCCCATGGCTATCCTAAGGCTAATGCTTCTTGGTACAAAGGAGACAATTTGAATCATTCCCTTTCATCCAACTATTCGTCCTACACATCTGAAGATGGATTTTATTGGGTTCAAAGCAAAATGGAAATCAATGTCACAGAAAAACCTTCATCCTATACATTTGTGCTAAGAAACCCTGCTCTCAATCAAACTATTTCTAGGACACTACATCTTAATTCGG
- the LOC116988439 gene encoding CD276 antigen-like isoform X3 produces the protein MKFRLSLVVLWMQFGVGVESAVENAITAIYGQFVVLGCSFTVSNKSSLEKLYITWQRKKAENVVHSYYYGEDQLQYQDPRYAGRTSLFLEELKNGNASLKIQKLTFQDSGSYECHIDYKPKPDPSFVSVNVVAHYEEPILEITQKLSSCILSFKSHGYPKANASWYKGDNLNHSLSSNYSSYTSEDGFYWVQSKMEINVTEKPSSYTFVLRNPALNQTISRTLHLNSGRDVT, from the exons ATGAAATTTCGGCTTAGTCTAGTTGTTCTGTGGATGCAGTTTGGAGTTGGGG TTGAATCTGCAGTCGAGAACGCCATTACAGCAATCTACGGCCAGTTTGTTGTGCTGGGGTGCAGTTTCACCGTGAGTAACAAGTCGTCTTTGGAGAAGTTGTATATCACTTGGCAACGGAAAAAAGCTGAAAACGTTGTCCATAGTTACTACTATGGAGAAGATCAATTACAATATCAGGATCCACGATACGCAGGCAGAACAAGCTTATTTCTAGAAGAGTTGAAGAATGGGAATGCTTCCCTGAAAATCCAAAAATTAACATTTCAAGACTCTGGATCATATGAATGTCACATCGATTACAAACCTAAACCTGATCCAAGTTTTGTATCGGTCAACGTTGTAG CTCACTACGAGGAGCCAATTTTGGAGATCACACAGAAATTGTCCAGCTGCATTTTAAGTTTCAAATCCCATGGCTATCCTAAGGCTAATGCTTCTTGGTACAAAGGAGACAATTTGAATCATTCCCTTTCATCCAACTATTCGTCCTACACATCTGAAGATGGATTTTATTGGGTTCAAAGCAAAATGGAAATCAATGTCACAGAAAAACCTTCATCCTATACATTTGTGCTAAGAAACCCTGCTCTCAATCAAACTATTTCTAGGACACTACATCTTAATTCGG